In Emys orbicularis isolate rEmyOrb1 chromosome 12, rEmyOrb1.hap1, whole genome shotgun sequence, one genomic interval encodes:
- the LOC135886905 gene encoding olfactory receptor 10D3-like, producing MEMENRTVVSEFILLGIPNTKGLETILFVTFLVFYLCTLLGNLLIFSAILADPRLHTPMYFFLCNLSILDLGFSSISTPKFLTNLWAKSRTISLGGCMSQVFFYHFLGSTECLLFTVMAYDRYVAICHPLRYLLIMNQRVCALLAAGTWIASSFHATILTSLTFTLPYCGSNVVDYFFCDIFPVIKLACADTYVIKTVSFTNIGVVPMTCFLLILASYFRIVASVVRMRSAARGRKAISTCASHLTVVCFFFGPCALLYTQPSLSNVLATPMQIFCDVVTPMMNPVVYTLRNKEVKAAFRKMKGG from the coding sequence ATGGAAATGGAGAATCGCACCGTGGTGTCGGAATTCATCCTCTTAGGGATTCCCAACACCAAAGGTCTTGAGACCATCCTCTTCGTCACCTTCTTAGTCTTCTACCTCTGCACCCTGCTGGGCAACCTGCTCATCTTCTCAGCCATCCTCGCTGACCCCCGCctgcacacccccatgtacttcttcctctgcAATCTCTCCATTCTAGACCTCGGATTCTCTTCCATCAGCACCCCTAAATTTCTGACCAACCTCTGGGCGAAGAGTAGAACCATCTCGCTGGGCGGGTGCATGTCCCAGGTCTTCTTCTACCACTTTCTGGGCAGCACCGAGTGCCTGCTCTTCACTGTCATGGCCTACGACCGGTACGTGGCCATCTGCCACCCGCTGCGCTACCTGCTCATCATGAACCAGAGGGTGTGCGCCCTCCTGGCTGCCGGCACCTGGATCGCCAGCtccttccacgccaccatcctcacCAGCCTGACCTTCACGCTGCCCTATTGTGGGTCCAATGTGGTGGACTATTTCTTCTGCGACATCTTCCCAGTGATCAAGCTGGCCTGTGCGGATACGTACGTCATCAAGACCGTGAGCTTCACCAATATTGGGGTGGTGCCCATGACCTGCTTCCTCCTTATCCTTGCCTCCTACTTCAGGATCGTTGCCTCCGTGGTGAGAATGCGCAGCGCTGCGCGAGGTCGGAAAGCCATCTCCACTTGCGCATCGCACCTGACAGTGGTGTGCTTCTTCTTCGGGCCCTGCGCACTCCTCTACACCCAGCCCTCCCTAAGCAATGTGCTGGCTACCCCCATGCAGATCTTTTGTGATGTGGTCACCCCAATGATGAACCCGGTGGTCTATACGCTGAGGAATAAGGAAGTCAAGGCAGCATTCAGGAAAATGAAAGGTGGCTAA
- the LOC135886814 gene encoding olfactory receptor 10D3-like, whose amino-acid sequence MYFFLCNLSIVDFGFSSISTPKLLANIWAKSRTISLGGCMSQVFFWHFLGSTECLLFTVMAYDRYVAICHPLRYLLIMNRRVCALLAAGTWITSSFHATILTSLTFTLPYCGSNVVDYFFCDIFPVIKLACADTYVIETVTFTNTGMVSMTCFLLILASYIRIVYSVLKMNSAEGRRKAASTCASHLAVVMLFFGPCALIYTQPQLSNMLVTPVQIFSNVVTPMLNPAIYTLRNKEVKAALRKLRGGQTPAR is encoded by the coding sequence atgtatttcttcctctgcaacCTCTCCATCGTAGACTTTGGATTCTCTTCCATCAGCACCCCTAAGTTGCTGGCCAACATCTGGGCGAAGAGTAGAACCATCTCGCTGGGcggatgcatgtcccaggtctTCTTCTGGCACTTCCTGGGCAGCACCGAGTGCCTGCTCTTCACTGTCATGGCCTACGACCGGTACGTGGCCATCTGCCACCCGCTGCGCTACCTGCTCATCATGAACCGGAGGGTGTGTGCCCTCCTTGCCGCCGGCACCTGGATCACCAGCtccttccacgccaccatcctcacCAGTCTGACCTTCACGCTGCCCTACTGCGGGTCCAACGTGGTGGACtatttcttctgtgacatcttCCCAGTGATCAAGCTAGCCTGTGCGGACACGTACGTCATTGAGACTGTGACCTTCACCAACACTGGTATGGTGTCCATGACCTGCTTCCTCCTCATCCTCGCCTCCTACATCCGCATAGTCTACTCTGTCCTGAAGATGAACTCAGCCGAAGGGCGGCGCAAAGCAGCCTCCACTTGTGCCTCACATCTGGCCGTGGTGATGCTGTTCTTTGGGCCCTGCGCCCTGATCTACACGCAGCCCCAGCTGAGCAATATGCTGGTGACCCCTGTGCAGATCTTCAGCAACGTGGTCACGCCCATGCTGAACCCGGCCATCTACACgctgaggaacaaggaggtgaaaGCGGCtctgagaaaactgagagggggtCAAACGCCTGCACGTTGA